A window of Streptomyces marispadix contains these coding sequences:
- a CDS encoding YihY/virulence factor BrkB family protein produces the protein MSGTENQGPTPGDPDREPGGSEPTGGRGRPQSPESPQSPQSPQSPGGPGRPGRPVAGTGGTGTGGTGAGASPGQGPGPGSGAERTPAASPTEFGGRSWKSVLRRTFKEFKDDELSDRAAALTYYAVLSIFPALLLLVSILGILGKDTIDKLLSNISKFAPGSVRDILTNAVTQLQGSTSTGSVLAVVGLLGALWSASNYIAAFIRTSNVVYDVPEGRPAWKVTPVRVGLTLLLMVMLAVSTVLVVFTGPLAKNASDALGLGSTALTVWTYAKWPFLLLLVALMIAVLYWGAPNVKGRGLRWVTPGSALAVLIWLAASAGFAVYVANFGSYNKTYGTLAGVIIFLVWLWITNLAILLGLEFDAEMARQRAISGGHPRREEPYVAPRDTRKWPDEGVRRPKGGPEEGGPEEEGGSRKAA, from the coding sequence ATGTCTGGTACCGAGAATCAAGGGCCCACGCCCGGCGACCCGGATCGCGAACCCGGAGGGTCCGAACCCACCGGCGGACGTGGCAGGCCCCAAAGCCCCGAGAGTCCCCAGAGCCCTCAGAGCCCTCAGAGCCCCGGCGGGCCCGGGAGACCGGGAAGACCCGTCGCAGGAACAGGCGGAACAGGAACAGGCGGCACAGGAGCAGGCGCAAGCCCAGGACAGGGGCCGGGCCCCGGCTCCGGGGCGGAGCGGACACCCGCGGCCAGCCCCACGGAGTTCGGAGGCCGTTCCTGGAAGTCCGTTCTGCGCCGCACGTTCAAGGAGTTCAAGGACGACGAGCTGTCCGACCGGGCGGCGGCACTGACCTACTACGCCGTACTGTCGATCTTCCCGGCGCTGCTCCTGCTCGTCTCCATCCTGGGAATCCTCGGCAAGGACACCATCGACAAACTCCTGTCCAACATCTCGAAGTTCGCGCCCGGCTCGGTGCGCGACATCCTCACCAACGCCGTGACCCAGCTCCAGGGAAGCACCAGCACCGGCAGCGTCCTGGCCGTGGTCGGCCTGCTGGGCGCGCTGTGGTCCGCGTCGAACTACATCGCGGCCTTCATCCGCACATCCAACGTCGTCTACGACGTTCCCGAGGGCCGCCCCGCCTGGAAGGTCACGCCGGTACGCGTCGGCCTGACGCTGCTGCTGATGGTGATGCTCGCCGTCAGCACCGTGCTGGTCGTCTTCACCGGTCCCCTCGCGAAGAACGCGAGCGACGCACTCGGGCTCGGCAGTACGGCGCTCACCGTGTGGACCTACGCGAAGTGGCCGTTCCTGCTGCTGCTCGTGGCCCTGATGATCGCTGTGCTGTACTGGGGCGCGCCCAACGTCAAGGGCCGGGGGCTGCGCTGGGTGACTCCCGGCAGCGCGCTCGCGGTGCTGATCTGGCTGGCCGCCTCCGCGGGGTTCGCCGTGTACGTGGCCAACTTCGGCTCGTACAACAAGACTTACGGCACCCTGGCGGGCGTCATCATCTTCCTGGTCTGGCTGTGGATCACCAACCTGGCCATCCTGCTGGGCCTGGAGTTCGACGCGGAGATGGCACGTCAGCGTGCCATCAGCGGCGGCCATCCCCGCCGGGAGGAGCCGTATGTGGCGCCGCGCGACACCCGTAAGTGGCCCGACGAAGGGGTGCGCCGGCCGAAGGGCGGACCGGAGGAAGGCGGTCCGGAAGAAGAGGGCGGCTCCCGCAAGGCCGCGTGA
- a CDS encoding DUF4235 domain-containing protein, which produces MSGVAKLLYKPFAIVFGLLGGMIASALFSKIWKAVAHEDDAPDASDEERAWKEILPAVALKGAIAGVIKALIHRGGASGVRGLTGTWPA; this is translated from the coding sequence GTGAGCGGAGTGGCCAAGCTGCTCTACAAACCCTTCGCGATCGTCTTCGGGCTGCTCGGCGGCATGATCGCCAGCGCGCTCTTCAGCAAGATCTGGAAGGCCGTCGCGCACGAGGACGACGCGCCCGACGCCTCCGACGAGGAGCGCGCCTGGAAGGAGATCCTGCCCGCCGTCGCACTCAAGGGAGCGATCGCGGGTGTGATCAAGGCGCTCATCCACCGTGGTGGCGCGTCCGGGGTACGCGGACTCACGGGGACCTGGCCCGCCTGA
- a CDS encoding DUF3618 domain-containing protein → MTRKSGTATDSKQLRAEVEQAREELAQTVAELAGKADVKAYAREMAAHAKSKALFEMNEAKARMQHTAEEAADRGFTRPGPAMAVVGALGAAALAAYLLINRQPRNRMNGMRNIPGMHRSHGIRNGIRHGMRQGKGKGMRRMPGMHRSRGPQWIPNMQGSRSLPGMPGTRGRHSTPGMPDMSGMRGLQWMDGKGRRHGRFGRTGRG, encoded by the coding sequence ATGACGCGCAAGTCCGGCACCGCCACCGACAGCAAGCAGCTTCGGGCGGAGGTCGAGCAGGCCCGCGAGGAGCTGGCGCAGACGGTCGCGGAGCTGGCGGGCAAGGCGGACGTCAAGGCGTACGCACGGGAGATGGCCGCGCACGCCAAGTCGAAGGCCCTGTTCGAGATGAACGAGGCGAAGGCGAGGATGCAGCACACGGCGGAGGAGGCCGCGGACCGAGGCTTCACCAGGCCGGGCCCGGCCATGGCGGTCGTGGGCGCACTGGGCGCCGCTGCCCTCGCGGCGTATCTGCTGATCAACCGCCAGCCGAGGAACCGCATGAACGGTATGCGCAACATCCCCGGCATGCACCGCTCACACGGCATACGGAACGGAATCCGGCACGGCATGAGGCAGGGCAAGGGCAAGGGCATGCGGCGGATGCCGGGCATGCACCGCTCCCGTGGCCCGCAGTGGATCCCGAACATGCAAGGAAGCCGCAGCCTGCCGGGCATGCCCGGCACCCGTGGACGGCACAGCACGCCCGGCATGCCCGACATGAGCGGCATGCGGGGCTTGCAGTGGATGGACGGCAAGGGCCGCAGGCACGGCAGGTTCGGCAGGACCGGAAGGGGGTGA
- a CDS encoding phage holin family protein — translation MIGSVRHRPEETNHHTVAELTKQASQQLSDVVRSEMRLAQAEMKEKGKHAGFGGGMFGGAAVMGLLALWSMVFAAIAGIAVALPVWAAALIVAGGLLLVAGVMALAGKRELGSASPPKPEKTIDSVKADVDAIREGAHR, via the coding sequence ATGATCGGATCTGTGCGTCACCGGCCGGAGGAGACCAACCACCACACCGTCGCGGAGCTGACCAAGCAGGCATCGCAGCAGCTCAGCGACGTGGTGCGCAGCGAGATGCGGCTGGCTCAGGCCGAGATGAAGGAGAAGGGCAAGCACGCCGGCTTCGGCGGCGGCATGTTCGGCGGCGCCGCGGTCATGGGGCTGCTGGCCCTGTGGTCGATGGTGTTCGCGGCGATAGCGGGCATAGCGGTCGCGCTTCCCGTATGGGCCGCGGCACTGATCGTGGCCGGCGGGCTGCTGCTGGTGGCCGGAGTGATGGCGCTGGCGGGCAAGCGTGAGCTGGGCTCCGCCTCACCACCGAAACCCGAGAAGACCATCGACAGCGTCAAGGCCGACGTCGATGCGATCAGGGAAGGAGCCCACCGATGA
- the argH gene encoding argininosuccinate lyase — MPSNEAPQQDAAGQDIRLWGGRFADGPSEALEKLSASVHFDWRLAPYDIAGSRAHARVLHKAGLLTDGELRQMTEGLDRLERDVADGTFTGTVADEDVHTALERGLLERLGPDLGGKLRAGRSRNDQVATLFRMYLRDHARIIAGLLADLQEALVGLAEAHPDVAMPGRTHLQHAQPVLFAHHVLAHAQALSRDAERLRQWDARTAVSPYGSGALAGSSLGLDPEAVAADLGFEHGSSGNSIDGTASRDFVAEFAFITAMTGVDISKIAEEIILWNTKEFSFVTLHDAFSTGSSIMPQKKNPDIAELARGKSGRLIGNLTGLLATLKALPLAYNRDLQEDKEPVFDSCDQLEMLLPAFTGMLATLTVHRERLAELAPAGFSLATDIAEWLVRRGVPFRVAHEVAGECVKVCEREGIELHELSDEQFAAISPHLGPDVREVLTVDGALAARDGRGGTAPSAVAVQFAEVRRDLAAQRAWAGERR; from the coding sequence ATGCCCAGCAACGAAGCGCCGCAGCAGGACGCCGCAGGCCAGGACATACGGCTGTGGGGCGGGCGCTTCGCCGACGGGCCGTCCGAAGCCCTGGAGAAGCTGTCGGCCTCCGTGCACTTCGACTGGCGGCTCGCGCCCTACGACATCGCGGGCTCGCGCGCACACGCCCGCGTGCTGCACAAGGCCGGTCTGCTCACCGACGGCGAGCTGCGGCAGATGACCGAGGGGCTCGACCGGCTCGAACGGGACGTCGCCGACGGCACGTTCACCGGCACCGTCGCCGACGAGGACGTACACACCGCGCTCGAACGCGGCCTGCTGGAACGCCTCGGACCGGACCTCGGCGGGAAGCTGCGCGCGGGGCGTTCACGCAACGACCAGGTCGCCACCCTCTTCCGCATGTATCTGCGCGATCACGCCCGCATCATCGCCGGGCTGCTCGCCGACCTTCAGGAGGCCCTCGTCGGCCTCGCCGAGGCGCACCCGGACGTGGCGATGCCGGGCCGCACCCACCTCCAGCACGCCCAGCCCGTGCTCTTCGCCCACCACGTGCTGGCCCACGCGCAGGCCCTCTCACGGGACGCGGAGCGGCTGCGTCAGTGGGACGCCCGTACCGCCGTCTCCCCGTACGGCTCGGGCGCGCTGGCCGGGTCGTCGCTCGGGCTGGACCCGGAGGCGGTCGCCGCCGACCTCGGCTTCGAGCACGGCTCGTCGGGCAACTCCATCGACGGGACGGCCTCGCGGGACTTCGTCGCCGAGTTCGCCTTCATCACGGCGATGACCGGCGTCGACATCTCGAAGATCGCGGAGGAGATCATCCTCTGGAACACCAAGGAGTTCTCCTTCGTCACGCTGCACGACGCCTTCTCCACCGGCTCGTCGATCATGCCGCAGAAGAAGAACCCCGACATCGCCGAACTGGCACGCGGAAAGTCGGGCCGCCTGATCGGCAATCTCACGGGGCTGCTCGCGACGCTCAAGGCGCTGCCGCTGGCGTACAACCGTGATCTCCAGGAGGACAAGGAGCCCGTCTTCGACTCGTGCGACCAGTTGGAGATGCTGCTTCCCGCCTTCACCGGCATGCTCGCGACGCTCACCGTGCACCGCGAACGCCTCGCGGAACTCGCGCCCGCCGGTTTCTCGCTGGCCACGGACATCGCCGAGTGGCTGGTGCGGCGCGGCGTCCCGTTCCGGGTCGCGCACGAGGTCGCGGGCGAGTGCGTGAAGGTCTGCGAGCGCGAGGGGATCGAGCTGCACGAACTCAGCGACGAGCAGTTCGCCGCGATCTCCCCGCACCTCGGCCCTGACGTACGGGAGGTCCTCACCGTCGACGGCGCGCTGGCGGCACGGGACGGCCGCGGCGGCACCGCGCCCTCGGCGGTGGCCGTCCAGTTCGCGGAGGTACGCAGGGACCTCGCCGCGCAGCGGGCCTGGGCCGGGGAACGCCGCTGA
- a CDS encoding argininosuccinate synthase: MAERVVLAYSGGLDTSVCIGWIAEETGAEVVAVAVDVGQGGEDLDVIRKRALACGAVEAEVADAKDEFADEYCLPAIKANALYMDRYPLVSALSRPTIVKHLVDAAHKHGATTVAHGCTGKGNDQVRFEAGISSLAPDLKCIAPVRDYAMTRDKAIAFCEDKGLPIATTKKSPYSIDQNVFGRAVETGFLEDIWNAPVEDVYEYTENPATPREADEVIVTFEAGVPVALDGKPVTVLQAIQQLNERAGAQGVGRIDMVEDRLVGIKSREVYESPGGIALITAHQELENVTVERELARYKRQIEQRWAELVYDGLWFSPLKRALDGFIDEANEHVSGDIRMTLHGGRAVVTGRRSQQSLYDFNLATYDSGDTFDQSMSKGFIELFGMSSKIAAKRDLAG, encoded by the coding sequence GTGGCTGAGCGCGTCGTACTCGCCTACTCCGGCGGCCTTGACACCTCCGTCTGCATCGGCTGGATCGCCGAGGAGACCGGGGCCGAGGTCGTCGCCGTCGCCGTCGATGTGGGCCAGGGAGGCGAGGACCTCGACGTCATCCGCAAGCGTGCCCTCGCCTGCGGCGCCGTCGAGGCCGAAGTGGCGGACGCCAAGGACGAGTTCGCCGACGAGTACTGCCTCCCGGCGATCAAGGCCAACGCGCTCTACATGGACCGCTATCCGCTGGTCTCCGCCCTCTCCCGGCCCACCATCGTCAAGCACCTCGTGGACGCCGCGCACAAGCACGGCGCCACCACCGTCGCCCACGGCTGCACCGGCAAGGGCAACGACCAGGTGCGCTTCGAGGCCGGCATCTCCTCCCTTGCCCCGGACCTGAAGTGCATCGCGCCCGTACGGGACTACGCGATGACCCGGGACAAGGCGATCGCCTTCTGCGAGGACAAGGGCCTGCCCATCGCGACGACGAAGAAGTCCCCGTACTCCATCGACCAGAACGTCTTCGGACGGGCCGTCGAGACGGGCTTCCTGGAGGACATCTGGAACGCGCCCGTCGAGGACGTCTACGAGTACACCGAGAACCCGGCCACCCCGCGCGAGGCCGACGAGGTGATCGTCACCTTCGAGGCCGGCGTCCCCGTCGCGCTCGACGGCAAGCCCGTGACCGTGCTACAGGCGATCCAGCAGCTCAACGAGCGGGCGGGCGCCCAGGGCGTCGGCCGGATCGACATGGTCGAGGACCGGCTCGTGGGCATCAAGTCCCGCGAGGTGTACGAGTCCCCGGGCGGCATCGCGCTGATCACGGCACACCAGGAGCTGGAGAACGTCACCGTCGAGCGCGAACTGGCCCGCTACAAGCGGCAGATCGAGCAGCGGTGGGCCGAACTCGTCTACGACGGGCTGTGGTTCTCCCCGCTCAAGCGCGCCCTGGACGGCTTCATCGACGAGGCCAACGAGCACGTCAGCGGAGACATCCGGATGACGCTGCACGGCGGGCGGGCCGTCGTCACGGGCCGGCGCTCCCAGCAGTCGCTCTACGACTTCAACCTCGCGACGTACGACAGCGGCGACACCTTCGACCAGTCCATGTCGAAGGGCTTCATCGAGCTGTTCGGCATGTCCAGCAAGATCGCCGCGAAGCGGGACCTGGCCGGGTAA
- a CDS encoding DUF488 domain-containing protein, with product MTSTRHVQVRRVYDEARPRKDGLRVLVDGVWPRGMKKEDARLDEWDRLIAPSTELRKWYSHDPDRFGEFAKRYRAELSGQEAREVLERLREQAREGTVTLLTAVKEEQLDYSHAAVLKEELDGGR from the coding sequence ATGACCAGTACGAGGCATGTCCAGGTGCGGCGCGTGTACGACGAGGCCAGGCCCCGCAAGGACGGGCTGCGAGTGCTCGTGGACGGTGTGTGGCCGCGGGGGATGAAGAAGGAGGACGCACGGCTCGACGAGTGGGACAGGCTCATCGCCCCCTCGACCGAGCTGCGCAAGTGGTACTCCCACGACCCGGACCGCTTCGGCGAGTTCGCGAAGCGCTACCGCGCGGAGCTGTCCGGGCAGGAGGCCCGCGAGGTGCTGGAGCGGCTGCGCGAGCAGGCCCGCGAGGGCACCGTGACGCTGCTGACCGCCGTGAAGGAGGAGCAGCTCGACTACAGCCATGCCGCGGTGCTCAAGGAGGAGCTGGACGGCGGCCGCTGA
- a CDS encoding arginine repressor encodes MTEGYAQEQELGNGYGGPAVPQTRTARHRRIVDILNRQPVRSQSQLAKLLADDGLSVTQATLSRDLDELGAVKIRNTGGELIYAVPSEGGDRTPKAPLGESASEARMARLAGELLISAEASANLVVLRTPPGAAQFLASAIDQAGVHDIIGTIAGDDTLLLISRAPDGGQALAGHLLNLAQKEHKAAGEH; translated from the coding sequence ATGACCGAGGGGTACGCGCAGGAGCAGGAGCTGGGCAACGGTTACGGAGGCCCGGCCGTGCCGCAGACCCGTACCGCCCGGCACCGCAGGATCGTCGACATCCTCAACCGGCAGCCGGTGCGCTCGCAGAGCCAGCTCGCCAAGCTCCTCGCCGACGACGGGCTCTCCGTCACCCAGGCCACCCTCTCCCGCGACCTCGACGAGCTGGGCGCGGTGAAGATCCGCAACACCGGCGGCGAACTGATCTACGCCGTGCCCAGCGAGGGCGGCGACCGTACGCCCAAGGCGCCGCTCGGCGAGTCCGCGAGCGAGGCCCGCATGGCGCGGCTGGCGGGCGAACTCCTCATCTCCGCCGAGGCGTCGGCGAACCTGGTGGTGCTGCGCACGCCGCCCGGTGCGGCCCAGTTCCTCGCCTCGGCCATCGACCAGGCCGGCGTCCACGACATCATCGGCACCATCGCCGGCGACGACACGCTGCTGCTCATCAGCCGCGCGCCCGACGGCGGCCAGGCCCTCGCGGGCCATCTGCTGAACCTGGCGCAGAAGGAGCACAAGGCAGCGGGGGAGCACTAG
- a CDS encoding acetylornithine transaminase, which produces MTTTDARDATGARDANAQSADADAAAASALTARWQAALADNYGTPRIPLTHGQGSTLWDEQGRSYTDFTGGIAVNALGTAHDAVVRAVSDQIATLGHVSNLFIAEPPVELAERLLELAGREGRVYFCNSGAEAVEAAFKAGRLTGRTHMVATEGGFHGRTMGALALTGQPAKQAPFEPLPGDVTHVPYGDAEALKAAVTTDTALVIVEPVQGENGVVVPPEGYLAAAREITRASGTLLVIDEIQTGIGRTGHWFACQAQGVEPDIITLAKGLGGGLPLGAAMFFGEAAGLLTAGQHGSTFGGNPVACAAAIAVLRTLAEQELPARAGRLGERLRDGIWSIGHPLVEQVRGAGLLLGIVLTEPVAPLVQQAAQDAGFLVNAVAPDVVRLAPPLIVTDDEADALVRALPAILDAVDGGQKSR; this is translated from the coding sequence ATGACCACCACGGACGCACGCGACGCCACCGGCGCACGCGACGCCAACGCACAGTCCGCCGACGCCGACGCGGCCGCCGCCTCCGCGCTCACCGCCCGCTGGCAGGCCGCCCTCGCCGACAACTACGGCACCCCGCGCATCCCCCTGACCCACGGTCAGGGCAGCACCCTCTGGGACGAACAGGGCAGGTCCTACACCGACTTCACCGGCGGCATCGCGGTCAACGCGCTCGGCACCGCCCATGACGCGGTCGTACGTGCCGTCTCCGATCAGATCGCCACCCTCGGCCATGTCTCGAACCTCTTCATCGCCGAGCCGCCCGTCGAACTGGCCGAGCGGCTGCTGGAGTTGGCGGGCCGCGAGGGACGCGTCTACTTCTGCAACTCGGGCGCGGAGGCCGTCGAGGCGGCCTTCAAGGCCGGGCGGCTGACGGGCCGTACCCACATGGTCGCCACCGAGGGCGGCTTCCACGGCCGGACCATGGGCGCCCTGGCGCTGACCGGACAGCCCGCGAAGCAGGCCCCGTTCGAGCCCCTGCCGGGCGATGTCACCCACGTCCCCTACGGAGACGCGGAGGCGCTGAAGGCGGCCGTCACCACCGACACCGCGCTGGTGATCGTCGAGCCCGTGCAGGGTGAGAACGGCGTAGTCGTGCCCCCCGAGGGATATCTGGCCGCGGCCCGCGAGATCACCCGTGCGAGCGGGACGCTTCTCGTGATCGATGAGATCCAGACAGGTATAGGACGTACCGGCCACTGGTTCGCCTGCCAGGCGCAGGGTGTGGAACCGGACATCATCACCCTGGCCAAGGGCCTGGGCGGCGGTCTGCCGCTGGGCGCGGCCATGTTCTTCGGCGAGGCGGCGGGGCTGCTCACCGCCGGTCAGCACGGCTCGACCTTCGGCGGCAATCCGGTGGCGTGCGCTGCCGCGATCGCGGTGCTGCGGACCCTCGCCGAACAGGAGCTGCCCGCCCGTGCGGGGCGGCTGGGGGAGCGGCTGCGTGACGGGATCTGGTCGATCGGACATCCGCTCGTCGAGCAGGTCCGCGGCGCGGGACTGCTGCTGGGTATCGTGCTCACCGAGCCCGTCGCACCTCTAGTGCAACAAGCGGCTCAGGACGCGGGGTTCCTGGTCAACGCGGTCGCGCCGGATGTCGTACGGCTCGCTCCGCCGCTGATCGTCACCGACGACGAGGCGGACGCTCTCGTCCGGGCTCTCCCCGCGATCCTGGACGCGGTCGACGGCGGGCAGAAGAGCCGATGA
- the argB gene encoding acetylglutamate kinase, whose amino-acid sequence MTDQVHPTRRHTALPKARTLIEALPWLTRHNGKTVVIKFGGNAMVDRELKAAFAQDVVFLRQAGLRPVVVHGGGPQISAQLTRLGLESEFKAGLRVTTPETMDVVRMVLAGQVQRELVNLLNRHGPLAVGMTGEDAHIMAATKRYAHIDGEAVDIGRVGDIDSIETGAIQALLDDGRIPVISSIARSADSRAGADGDADDGADGGADDDGDPDGTGVYNVNADTAAAALAAALGAETLMVLTDVEGLYADWPDSDEVISELAAAELELLLPELSSGMVPKMEGCLHAVRNGVRTARVLDGRVPHSILLEIFTDEGIGTMVVPDKREGEPAK is encoded by the coding sequence ATGACCGATCAGGTGCACCCCACGCGTCGGCACACCGCACTGCCCAAGGCGCGGACGCTCATCGAGGCGCTGCCCTGGCTCACCCGCCACAACGGCAAGACCGTAGTCATCAAGTTCGGCGGCAACGCCATGGTCGACCGTGAGCTGAAGGCCGCCTTCGCCCAGGACGTCGTCTTCCTGCGCCAGGCCGGGCTGCGTCCCGTCGTAGTGCACGGCGGCGGCCCGCAGATCAGCGCCCAACTGACGCGTCTGGGCCTGGAGTCGGAGTTCAAGGCGGGCCTGCGGGTGACAACGCCCGAGACGATGGACGTCGTACGGATGGTCCTCGCGGGCCAGGTCCAGCGCGAACTGGTCAATCTCCTCAACCGGCACGGTCCGCTCGCCGTCGGCATGACCGGCGAGGACGCGCACATCATGGCCGCCACCAAGCGCTACGCGCACATCGACGGCGAGGCGGTCGACATAGGCCGGGTCGGCGACATCGACAGCATCGAGACCGGGGCGATCCAGGCGCTGCTCGACGACGGGCGCATCCCCGTCATCTCCTCCATCGCACGCAGCGCCGACTCCCGCGCCGGAGCGGACGGCGATGCTGACGACGGGGCTGACGGCGGGGCTGACGACGACGGGGACCCGGACGGCACCGGCGTCTACAACGTCAACGCCGACACCGCCGCCGCCGCGCTCGCCGCCGCGCTCGGCGCCGAGACCCTGATGGTCCTCACCGACGTCGAGGGCCTGTACGCCGACTGGCCGGACAGCGACGAGGTCATCAGCGAACTCGCCGCCGCGGAACTGGAGTTGCTGCTGCCGGAGCTGTCCAGCGGCATGGTCCCGAAGATGGAGGGCTGTCTGCACGCCGTACGCAACGGGGTCCGCACCGCCCGCGTGCTGGACGGCCGCGTACCTCACTCGATCCTGCTGGAGATCTTCACCGACGAGGGCATCGGCACGATGGTCGTGCCGGACAAGCGTGAGGGGGAGCCCGCGAAATGA
- the argJ gene encoding bifunctional glutamate N-acetyltransferase/amino-acid acetyltransferase ArgJ yields the protein MSVTAAKGFTAAGVAAGIKDSGGPDLALVVNEGPSRAAAGVFTANRVKAAPVLWSQQVLKGGRVSSVVLNSGGANACTGPAGFQDTHATAERAAAALGHSAAEVAVCSTGLIGTRLPMDKLLPGVDEAAARRSEYGGEKAALAIKTTDTVHKTAVARGEGGWTVGGMAKGAGMLAPSLATMLVVLTTDADLDSAALDGALRDAARTTFDRIDSDGCLSTNDTVLLLASGASEVTPGAEEFTEAVRAVCDDLAQQLIHDAEGASKDIRIEVVNAASEDDAVEVGRSIARNNLLKCAVHGEDPNWGRVLSAIGTTGAVFDPDELDVAVNGVWVCRNGATGEDRDKVDMRYREVRITADLAAGSESAVIWTNDLTADYVHENSAYSS from the coding sequence GTGAGCGTGACAGCGGCGAAAGGATTCACTGCCGCGGGCGTCGCGGCCGGGATCAAGGACAGCGGCGGCCCGGACCTCGCGCTGGTCGTCAACGAGGGCCCGAGCCGCGCGGCTGCCGGAGTGTTCACCGCCAACCGCGTCAAGGCCGCGCCGGTGCTCTGGTCACAGCAGGTGCTCAAGGGCGGCAGGGTCTCGTCCGTGGTGCTCAACTCCGGTGGCGCCAACGCCTGTACGGGCCCCGCGGGGTTCCAGGACACCCATGCCACGGCCGAACGGGCCGCCGCCGCGCTCGGCCACAGCGCCGCCGAGGTGGCCGTCTGCTCGACGGGCCTGATCGGTACGCGGCTGCCCATGGACAAGCTGCTGCCCGGCGTGGACGAGGCGGCGGCGCGGCGCTCCGAGTACGGCGGCGAGAAGGCCGCCCTCGCGATCAAGACCACCGACACCGTGCACAAGACGGCCGTGGCGCGGGGAGAGGGCGGATGGACCGTCGGCGGCATGGCGAAGGGCGCGGGCATGCTCGCGCCCTCCCTCGCCACGATGCTCGTCGTACTGACCACCGACGCCGACCTCGATTCGGCAGCCTTGGACGGTGCGCTGCGCGACGCGGCCCGTACCACCTTCGACCGGATCGACTCCGACGGCTGTCTGTCCACCAACGACACCGTGCTGCTGCTGGCGTCCGGCGCCAGTGAAGTCACCCCCGGCGCCGAGGAGTTCACCGAAGCCGTACGGGCCGTCTGCGACGATCTGGCGCAGCAGCTCATCCATGACGCCGAGGGCGCCTCGAAGGACATCCGCATCGAGGTCGTCAACGCCGCGAGCGAGGACGACGCCGTCGAGGTCGGCCGCTCCATCGCCCGCAACAATCTGCTCAAGTGCGCCGTGCACGGCGAGGACCCCAACTGGGGCCGTGTGCTCTCCGCCATCGGCACCACCGGCGCGGTCTTCGACCCGGACGAACTCGACGTGGCCGTCAACGGCGTGTGGGTGTGCCGTAACGGCGCCACGGGAGAAGACCGCGACAAGGTCGACATGCGCTACCGCGAGGTGCGCATCACCGCCGATCTGGCCGCGGGCTCCGAGTCCGCCGTCATCTGGACCAACGACCTGACGGCCGACTACGTCCACGAGAACAGCGCGTACAGCTCATGA
- the argC gene encoding N-acetyl-gamma-glutamyl-phosphate reductase: protein MTVRAAVAGASGYAGGEILRLLAAHPEAEVGALTGNSNAGSRLGALQPHLLPYADRVLEETSASVLAGHDVVFLALPHGQSAAIANELGEDVLVVDCGADFRLSDARAWERFYGTPHAGTWPYGLPELPGARAALAGSCRVAVPGCYPTAVSLALVPAYGAGLAEPEAVIVAATGTSGAGKALKPHLLGSEVMGSMSPYGVGGGHRHTPEMAQNLSAAAGEPVTVSFTPTLAPMPRGILATCSAKARPGTGPEELRAVYEKAYADEQFVELLPEGQWPATGFVYGSNTVQLQVALDPDAGRVIVVAAVDNLTKGTAGGAVQSMNIALGLPEELGLPLVGTAP from the coding sequence ATGACTGTACGAGCAGCGGTCGCGGGGGCGAGCGGATACGCGGGCGGCGAGATCCTGCGTCTGCTGGCCGCGCACCCCGAGGCCGAGGTCGGGGCGCTCACCGGCAACTCCAACGCGGGGAGCCGGCTCGGCGCGCTCCAGCCGCATCTGCTTCCGTACGCGGACCGGGTGCTGGAGGAGACCTCGGCCTCCGTGCTGGCGGGGCACGACGTGGTGTTCCTGGCGCTGCCGCACGGGCAGTCCGCCGCGATCGCGAACGAGCTGGGCGAGGACGTGCTCGTCGTGGACTGCGGCGCGGACTTCCGCCTGTCGGACGCGCGGGCGTGGGAGCGCTTCTACGGCACCCCGCACGCCGGCACCTGGCCCTACGGGCTGCCCGAACTGCCGGGCGCCCGCGCCGCGTTGGCGGGATCGTGCCGCGTCGCCGTCCCCGGCTGCTATCCGACGGCCGTCTCCCTCGCGCTCGTTCCGGCCTACGGGGCGGGGCTTGCCGAACCGGAGGCCGTGATCGTCGCGGCGACCGGCACCTCCGGCGCGGGCAAGGCGCTCAAGCCGCATCTCCTCGGCAGCGAGGTGATGGGATCGATGAGCCCGTACGGGGTGGGCGGCGGTCACCGCCACACACCGGAGATGGCGCAGAACCTCTCGGCGGCGGCCGGTGAGCCCGTCACCGTCTCCTTCACGCCCACGCTCGCGCCCATGCCGCGCGGCATCCTCGCCACGTGCAGCGCGAAGGCGAGGCCCGGCACCGGGCCGGAGGAGCTGCGTGCCGTCTACGAAAAGGCGTACGCGGACGAGCAGTTCGTCGAACTGCTCCCGGAGGGCCAGTGGCCCGCGACGGGCTTCGTGTACGGCTCCAACACCGTGCAGCTCCAGGTGGCGCTGGACCCGGACGCGGGGCGCGTCATCGTCGTGGCGGCCGTGGACAACCTGACGAAGGGCACCGCGGGCGGCGCGGTGCAGAGCATGAACATCGCCCTGGGGCTGCCGGAGGAGCTGGGGCTGCCGCTCGTGGGGACCGCGCCGTGA